The genomic segment GAGCGACGACGATATCGTCGAACCACGCGGTGCCGGCAGCCGTCCACAGCCGGCCTCCGATATTAAGCGATACGGTCCCCGCCGGCGGCGTGAATCGCACGCTCACCTTTGTCCAGTCCTGCGTGCCGGTCACGACCGGCGTCCACTGTTCCGCGAGAATCGTGCCGGACGCGTCTCTCGCTTCGATCGCGATCATCGCGCCGTTCGCGCCGGCGACCCCCGAAGTCTTCACCCAGCCCGAAACGTTAAGCTCCTTGTTGTACTCGGGATTAGCAACAACCTGCAGCCAGGCGGAGTTTGCCGTCGTCGCGTTGACGATTTTGACCGACTTCGATCCCGTATGGGCGGTCGTGCCGTCCCAGGAGAAGGCGCCCGTGCCGCCCGTCCAGTTCGACCATCCGGCCGGCGCGGCCGTCCCCGTCCCCGCCTCCATACCGGCATTCGCGCCCATATTCGTTTTCGGGAACGTAATCGTGTAAACCTCGCCGCTGTTCACCTGGAACCGCGGATAATAGCCTCGGATCCGGTAGCCGTTCTGAATCGACACCGGCTTGGCAGCGCCGAAAGCATACTTGATCTGATAAGGCGTGTTGAACTGCTGCAGCGCCACGGAAACGGCGGTTTTCTGCGCGCTTTTCCAGAGTCCGATCGAAGCCAGATCGCCGACCGTGCCGTCCGGCCATAACGCGCGTCCGCTATACTTGTACGGATATCCCGCCTCCTCGATCAGATAGCCGCCGGCCTGCGGGCCCGTCACCTTCATCTCGATGCGGTCCGGATAGAAGTCGTAAGTGAGCGTCTCGTTGCCTTGCGCGGTGACAATTTGCTTGTGCGAGGCGGCCAGGTCGTTCGCCGTCACCGACGTCGGCCCGTTCGTCAGATCGGGAATGACCTTGGTCCCCGACTTGACGAGGCTGACGTCGTCGAACCAGGCGGTGCCGGCCGAGCCGTAGATGCGCAGCTGGATCAGGACGGAGTCGGTCCCTTCGGGCGCCTTCGCGGAAATATTGTTGTAGAACCAGTTGTGCGTGTCCTTCTTGGAGTCCAGCTCGCCCGTACTGGCGATCTGATTGCCGGCGGCATCCTTGAAAACGATGACCGCGCTGGCGCCCTGGCCTTCGTAGCCGATCAGCGACACGTTCTCGAGCTTCATCCAATAGCCGAATTCGAAATTGGTGCCCGGCGTCACGTTCGGAATTGCCTGCAGCCAAGTGCTGTTCTGCGTATTCGCGGTATTCATTACTTTGAGCGAGCGGCCGCCCGTATGCGAGACGCTCGAATCCCAGCTCAGCGTGCCGCCGCCGCTCGTCCAATTCGACCAGCCGTCGGGTGCGGACGCGCCGCTCTCCATACCCCCGTTGGCCAACTGCTCGGCGAATGCGCCGCTGTCGTACTTGTACACGATCGGATACGTGAAGCCGCCGCCCGCGATGTTCGTCCACGAGGTGCCGTCCGCGTCCTCGACGTACAACCCGCCGCCCGAAGCCTTGGAGACGCGGTATTTGTAGCCGCCGTCATAGGTGCTCGCGACCTCGTAATATTGGCCGGTCGCACTGTTTGTGAGCGTGAGCGCGTTGCCGAAGCTCTCCTGCGGAACGGCCGCGCTCGCCTGGGCGGATGCCGCGCCGACATTTTCCGAGGTATCGGCCGCCGCCACCTTGTAGTAATACGTCCGGCCCGGCGCGACATTCCGGTCGTGATAGACGGGAGCGGCGCCCGTTTGAATCCATACTTCGTCGATCAGATTCGCTTCCGTCGGCGTGAACCCGGCGATCTCGGACCGGTAGACCTTGTAGTAGGCCAAATCCGCATCCGCGTTGGCCGTCCAAGTGACCGTCGCCGTCTTCGCCGCGGCCGAAGCGGTTGCGCCGGTCACTTGAGCCGGTGCGGTCGCATCCGGAATATCCGTATAGACGTAGAGCGTCCGCGGCGGGATCGTATCGCTGAAGGCGGTCCCGCTCACGTTTTTCGTCCCGATGCTGGCCGGGAACTTGCCCAGTCCGTCAAGCTGCTGCGACTCGTCATATTTATACACCTTGAACGTCGTCGAGAGCGCGCTCTGCAGCGCGAAGCTGACGGACGCTGGCTCGGAGCTCCAGTTCACGACGGCGACCGTATGCTTACCGCCAGGCGCAGAGACGACGGCAGGCACGACAAGCGGATTGCTGGACGCCGTCGTATAGGTCGTCGAGCCCTTCGGCACGAACTTGGCCATCAGCGACATCGCATAATAGGCGGGCTTGGGCGTATAGTGCTCTTGCTTGCCGTTGATCGCGCCCCAGCCGTAATCGCCTGAGCCCGTCATCGTCTGGTTCGCGCCGACGA from the Cohnella hashimotonis genome contains:
- a CDS encoding carbohydrate binding domain-containing protein; translation: MSGMWLKRLGIGAAGLAAVALGALLLRPEPTYAAINVNVSLNNATPAFSGTVVGIGGQTDPFMFFPHEQIRGVSDDDFAVLMSRIKKGGISFVRMWIQVDWWEPVNDNGDSNTMNDAGFAWNSTEMTSLKRYLSALKDAGVDVELNTMINDPSKLYPWLLWDNWGDALPADDKRPEFAESMAALVKHLVVTEGYTNVKFLSLYNEPENIITVPPGKDRLGYYKQVYQDVANRLSAEGLSSAINLSGIEVGFLDTLGQPWFESFTQTMGDYMDAYTTHAGPSVSQLMDGSFSDRVASWTAMKNTNDANGSVKPFMFTEMGALETRSVALDGLHFASEIADGLRNGVAGFSKWRLYDDWYSALVGANQTMTGSGDYGWGAINGKQEHYTPKPAYYAMSLMAKFVPKGSTTYTTASSNPLVVPAVVSAPGGKHTVAVVNWSSEPASVSFALQSALSTTFKVYKYDESQQLDGLGKFPASIGTKNVSGTAFSDTIPPRTLYVYTDIPDATAPAQVTGATASAAAKTATVTWTANADADLAYYKVYRSEIAGFTPTEANLIDEVWIQTGAAPVYHDRNVAPGRTYYYKVAAADTSENVGAASAQASAAVPQESFGNALTLTNSATGQYYEVASTYDGGYKYRVSKASGGGLYVEDADGTSWTNIAGGGFTYPIVYKYDSGAFAEQLANGGMESGASAPDGWSNWTSGGGTLSWDSSVSHTGGRSLKVMNTANTQNSTWLQAIPNVTPGTNFEFGYWMKLENVSLIGYEGQGASAVIVFKDAAGNQIASTGELDSKKDTHNWFYNNISAKAPEGTDSVLIQLRIYGSAGTAWFDDVSLVKSGTKVIPDLTNGPTSVTANDLAASHKQIVTAQGNETLTYDFYPDRIEMKVTGPQAGGYLIEEAGYPYKYSGRALWPDGTVGDLASIGLWKSAQKTAVSVALQQFNTPYQIKYAFGAAKPVSIQNGYRIRGYYPRFQVNSGEVYTITFPKTNMGANAGMEAGTGTAAPAGWSNWTGGTGAFSWDGTTAHTGSKSVKIVNATTANSAWLQVVANPEYNKELNVSGWVKTSGVAGANGAMIAIEARDASGTILAEQWTPVVTGTQDWTKVSVRFTPPAGTVSLNIGGRLWTAAGTAWFDDIVVAPADNGANNPGAETGAAAPEGWNTWTTAGAPFSWDSAERHSGGRSLKIVNGGAAFSSWNQLLPSVARGGEYEFGGWVKTSAIAGAGGAAIAVSAKDFDGIIVQEARTSYATGSNGWTYVSGKIVLPPNTEYVYLESRVWNASGTAWFDDVTFKLVRNR